In Pseudodesulfovibrio sp. JC047, a genomic segment contains:
- a CDS encoding 4Fe-4S dicluster domain-containing protein — translation MGKKKDFSDGLSRRGFLKALGVSGTGMLVPAVAGASTQRVPEPSDGELATLLDISKCIGCGECVAACRESNADKFPEPKKPFPKIVPAKRAKPEDWSEKRDIDDRLTPYNWLFIQNVAVEYNGEEYDLNIPRRCMHCQNPPCANLCPFGAANKELNGITRISDQLCMGGAKCRAVCPWHIPQRQSGVGLYLDLMPRFAGNGVMYKCDRCYQLLETGSLPACISACPEDVQTIGPRHEIVAKAKALAKEMNGFIYGLDENGGTNTLYVSPVPFDLLDAAVDSGKGRPHLAPVDDVMRDETTLATATVLAPIAGIVAGVLGVGATLLKSSEEDTTDES, via the coding sequence ATGGGAAAGAAGAAAGATTTTTCGGATGGTCTCAGTCGCCGTGGTTTTTTGAAGGCGCTTGGTGTTAGTGGGACTGGGATGCTTGTGCCCGCTGTGGCTGGCGCGTCCACACAGCGAGTGCCTGAGCCGTCCGATGGAGAATTAGCGACGCTCTTGGATATTTCCAAATGTATCGGGTGTGGCGAATGTGTGGCGGCATGTCGGGAATCCAATGCCGACAAATTCCCCGAGCCGAAAAAACCGTTCCCAAAGATTGTGCCAGCCAAACGGGCCAAGCCCGAGGACTGGTCGGAGAAACGGGACATTGATGATCGTCTCACTCCATACAACTGGCTGTTCATTCAGAATGTGGCAGTGGAGTACAATGGTGAGGAATATGATCTCAATATCCCGCGTCGGTGTATGCATTGTCAGAACCCGCCCTGTGCGAACCTGTGTCCGTTCGGTGCTGCAAACAAGGAATTGAACGGGATCACCCGAATCAGTGATCAATTGTGTATGGGAGGAGCCAAGTGTCGGGCCGTCTGTCCGTGGCATATCCCGCAACGGCAATCCGGAGTCGGTCTATATCTGGATCTTATGCCCCGATTCGCTGGAAACGGGGTCATGTACAAATGTGACCGCTGTTATCAATTATTGGAGACCGGCTCGCTACCGGCGTGCATTTCCGCTTGCCCCGAGGATGTCCAAACCATCGGGCCTCGCCATGAAATCGTGGCCAAGGCCAAGGCTTTGGCCAAGGAGATGAATGGATTTATTTACGGGTTGGATGAGAATGGCGGGACCAACACTCTGTATGTCTCTCCCGTTCCGTTCGATCTGCTCGATGCGGCTGTGGATTCCGGCAAGGGACGGCCTCATTTGGCACCGGTTGATGATGTCATGCGTGATGAAACCACACTTGCGACGGCAACCGTGTTGGCACCCATCGCAGGCATCGTTGCTGGTGTTTTGGGTGTTGGGGCCACGCTTTTGAAGTCTTCTGAAGAGGATACCACCGATGAAAGTTAG
- a CDS encoding 4Fe-4S ferredoxin codes for MKVRPYSAWISWMFIGVMGALGVTGLLQMPLAKRYYLTDVPGLAWTGDFFFVHKLHYLFAAALLFLVALVVANWLLKWKERLTLTRLGMVRVVLLGGLLVSGLLRVYRNMPGVTLDPSLILVIEWTHLGLTVIMGVAALVAVCVRVSAYAVWR; via the coding sequence ATGAAAGTTAGACCATATTCCGCATGGATTTCCTGGATGTTTATTGGTGTCATGGGGGCCTTGGGTGTGACCGGCCTGCTTCAGATGCCTCTGGCCAAACGGTATTATCTGACCGATGTACCGGGTTTGGCCTGGACCGGAGATTTTTTCTTTGTCCATAAGCTGCATTATTTGTTTGCGGCAGCCTTGCTTTTCCTGGTGGCATTGGTCGTGGCCAACTGGTTGTTGAAATGGAAGGAGCGCCTGACGTTGACCAGGCTCGGAATGGTTCGGGTCGTTCTTCTCGGTGGGCTGCTGGTGAGTGGGCTACTCCGGGTCTACCGGAATATGCCGGGGGTGACGTTGGACCCTTCATTGATCCTGGTGATCGAATGGACCCATCTGGGGCTGACGGTCATTATGGGTGTGGCTGCATTGGTCGCGGTCTGTGTGAGAGTTTCAGCCTATGCCGTGTGGCGATAG
- a CDS encoding tRNA-binding protein — translation METIEWNDFTKVELRVGTITKAEAFPEARVSAYKVWVDFGETIGIRKSSAQITQLYTLDELVGKQVVGVVNFPVKQIGPMRSECLVTGFYREDGVVLAVPDKAVPNGLKLG, via the coding sequence ATGGAAACAATAGAGTGGAACGATTTTACAAAAGTGGAATTGCGTGTGGGAACCATCACCAAAGCCGAGGCCTTTCCCGAAGCCCGGGTTTCTGCATATAAAGTTTGGGTGGACTTTGGCGAAACCATCGGTATTCGCAAATCCAGTGCCCAGATCACCCAGTTATACACGCTGGATGAATTGGTGGGCAAACAGGTGGTGGGGGTGGTCAATTTCCCCGTCAAACAGATTGGTCCCATGCGGTCAGAGTGTTTGGTGACGGGATTCTATCGTGAAGATGGCGTGGTGTTGGCGGTTCCCGACAAGGCTGTGCCCAATGGGTTGAAACTCGGTTAG
- a CDS encoding nitroreductase family protein, producing MDFGDILIKRRAINFFDPTRDISDQLIRDLLEEAVKAPSSFNLQPWKVKILRDPETKAQLRSLAFDQPKVTEAPVILMILADRDGWKEGSETLEKHFANNLEPEQRDWFIGTTQALYGSNEMASQAFANKNAGLFAMSLMYAASNHGLHTHPMDGFDHDAVKKAWNIPDRYWISMLIAVGHLNPGTEVHPKAWRQSAVEMILEDDDHAPD from the coding sequence ATGGATTTCGGCGATATTCTTATCAAAAGGCGAGCCATCAACTTTTTCGATCCCACACGAGATATCTCGGATCAACTCATCAGAGACCTGCTCGAAGAAGCGGTCAAGGCCCCATCCAGTTTCAATTTGCAACCGTGGAAAGTGAAAATACTTCGAGATCCCGAAACAAAAGCCCAACTGCGTTCCCTGGCTTTTGACCAGCCCAAGGTCACGGAAGCACCAGTCATTCTCATGATTCTCGCGGATCGGGACGGCTGGAAAGAAGGCAGCGAAACGCTGGAAAAACACTTTGCCAACAATCTCGAACCAGAACAACGGGATTGGTTCATCGGCACCACACAGGCATTGTATGGCAGCAACGAAATGGCCAGTCAGGCCTTTGCCAACAAAAACGCCGGACTCTTTGCCATGTCCCTGATGTATGCGGCCAGTAATCACGGCCTGCACACCCACCCCATGGACGGTTTTGACCATGATGCGGTCAAAAAAGCATGGAACATACCGGATCGATACTGGATTTCCATGCTCATCGCTGTCGGGCATCTCAATCCGGGAACAGAAGTGCATCCAAAAGCGTGGCGACAATCCGCCGTTGAAATGATTCTGGAAGATGACGACCACGCGCCGGACTAA
- the argC gene encoding N-acetyl-gamma-glutamyl-phosphate reductase translates to MAQTIKAGLVGVTGYTGMELTRLMTHHSSMELVQVTSRSEAGKTLAEIYPFLNRLPLGNLEITQPNPKDLAEVCDVVFLAVPHKTAMEIAAELLNEGVKVVDLSADFRIHDKATYEQWYAVEHTRPELLDEAVYGLPELYLDQIMGARLIANPGCYPTSSILGLAPALTNGFIETDDIVIDAKSGASGAGRKAKVGSLFCEVADSFKAYSLPSHRHTPEIEQEISKLGGTDITVSFNTHLLPIDRGILSTIYTKLKAATSLDDIHAAYTAFYADKPMVRILPKGQLPETRFVRGTVFCDIGLVVDPRTNRLIILSAIDNLCRGASGQALMNANLICGLDMDEGLPMAPMMP, encoded by the coding sequence ATGGCTCAGACTATCAAGGCCGGACTGGTCGGCGTGACCGGCTATACCGGCATGGAATTGACCCGGCTCATGACACACCATTCCTCAATGGAACTGGTCCAGGTCACTTCACGCTCGGAAGCGGGGAAAACCCTCGCTGAAATCTACCCTTTTCTCAACAGACTTCCCTTGGGTAACCTGGAAATCACCCAGCCGAATCCCAAAGACCTGGCCGAAGTCTGCGATGTCGTTTTTCTGGCAGTGCCGCACAAAACCGCCATGGAAATTGCCGCTGAATTATTGAATGAAGGTGTCAAAGTTGTAGACCTGTCAGCAGATTTCCGCATTCATGATAAGGCCACCTATGAACAGTGGTACGCCGTGGAGCATACCCGCCCGGAACTGCTCGACGAAGCGGTCTACGGACTACCCGAACTGTATCTCGATCAGATCATGGGCGCACGACTCATCGCCAATCCGGGCTGTTATCCCACGTCAAGCATCCTTGGACTGGCCCCTGCACTGACCAACGGATTCATCGAAACAGATGACATCGTCATTGACGCAAAATCCGGAGCATCAGGCGCGGGCCGCAAAGCCAAGGTTGGCAGTCTGTTTTGTGAAGTCGCGGACTCATTCAAGGCATACAGTCTGCCATCCCACCGGCACACCCCGGAAATTGAACAGGAAATTTCAAAATTGGGGGGAACGGACATCACGGTTTCCTTCAACACCCATCTGCTGCCCATTGATCGCGGCATCCTGTCCACCATCTATACAAAACTGAAAGCAGCCACGTCGCTCGACGATATCCATGCGGCATACACGGCTTTCTACGCCGACAAGCCCATGGTCCGAATTCTGCCCAAGGGACAACTCCCGGAAACCCGATTTGTCCGTGGCACGGTTTTCTGTGACATCGGTCTGGTCGTCGATCCCCGCACCAACCGACTGATCATCTTGTCAGCCATCGACAACCTCTGTCGCGGCGCATCCGGTCAGGCGCTCATGAACGCCAACCTGATCTGTGGTCTCGACATGGATGAAGGGTTGCCCATGGCTCCAATGATGCCATAA
- a CDS encoding DUF1844 domain-containing protein: MADDKTCKDNPMKGVPIDINFTTFIYSLSSSAVVALGEAPDPGTGSIDFQPQLAKSTIDVLGMLKNKFENGLDDEEQKLLCDILYNLRMSYVNKTK; the protein is encoded by the coding sequence ATGGCTGACGACAAGACCTGCAAAGACAACCCCATGAAAGGTGTCCCCATCGACATCAATTTCACGACTTTCATCTATTCTCTGTCCTCATCGGCAGTGGTCGCCTTGGGCGAAGCTCCCGATCCCGGCACTGGCTCGATAGATTTTCAACCGCAGCTTGCAAAAAGCACTATCGATGTCCTCGGTATGCTCAAGAACAAGTTTGAAAACGGCCTGGATGACGAAGAACAAAAACTCCTCTGTGACATCCTGTACAATCTGCGCATGTCCTATGTAAACAAGACCAAATAA
- a CDS encoding efflux RND transporter periplasmic adaptor subunit, translating into MVNNGLRGISFVLLMVCLLGVAGCTDDETATAPQGPVPMEVIQAETRVMPLWGEFVGQISAVETVDVRARVAGFLIQRNFEEGGSVKKGDLLFVIDPKPFEEDLKQAQSGLEYNQALYAKAQKDFQRFKKLYDEGVVSRDEFESYQTQVATYQAQIGDNKAKVENAKIQLGYTKIYASTDGLIGRVQVDVGNLVGQGENTLLAKISTQDPIYVSFSISENDYVRATRNRMNKDENREIRLLLSDGEEYNQEGQVSMVDPTIDSQTGTLGIRLVFPNPENLLRPGQYAKVRVLIAKIEDAIVVPARAVMDIQGMKSLYVVGDDGAVKSQPVKLGFEVDNLVVVQEGIQVGDKVIVDGIRRVRPGMEVKPNVVPITDDGATPTPHAESAAGSVDAENEDK; encoded by the coding sequence ATGGTGAATAACGGTCTGCGTGGAATTTCTTTTGTCTTGTTGATGGTGTGTCTTTTGGGAGTCGCTGGATGTACGGATGATGAAACAGCCACGGCACCACAGGGGCCAGTCCCGATGGAGGTGATTCAGGCCGAAACACGGGTCATGCCTTTGTGGGGAGAATTTGTCGGGCAGATCAGTGCCGTTGAAACCGTGGATGTCAGGGCAAGAGTCGCTGGCTTCCTTATTCAACGGAATTTTGAGGAAGGCGGCAGTGTCAAGAAAGGCGATTTGCTTTTCGTCATTGATCCCAAACCATTTGAAGAAGATTTGAAACAGGCTCAGTCCGGTCTGGAATACAATCAGGCACTGTATGCAAAGGCGCAGAAGGATTTTCAACGATTCAAGAAACTCTATGATGAAGGCGTTGTCAGCCGCGATGAATTTGAAAGCTATCAGACACAGGTCGCAACGTATCAAGCGCAGATCGGTGACAATAAGGCCAAAGTAGAGAATGCGAAAATTCAGCTTGGTTATACGAAAATTTATGCCTCGACGGATGGTCTTATTGGTCGGGTGCAAGTCGATGTCGGAAACCTTGTGGGGCAGGGAGAAAACACGCTGCTGGCCAAAATTTCCACGCAGGACCCGATTTATGTCAGTTTCAGCATCAGTGAAAATGACTACGTTCGTGCGACACGCAATCGCATGAACAAGGATGAAAATCGTGAGATCAGGTTGTTGTTGTCCGATGGGGAAGAATACAATCAGGAAGGTCAGGTCAGCATGGTTGACCCGACCATTGATTCCCAGACCGGCACACTCGGGATTCGGTTGGTTTTTCCCAATCCTGAAAATTTGTTGCGACCAGGGCAGTACGCCAAGGTTCGGGTGCTCATCGCAAAGATTGAGGACGCAATTGTGGTGCCTGCCCGGGCGGTCATGGATATCCAGGGCATGAAATCCCTGTATGTGGTGGGCGATGACGGTGCGGTTAAAAGCCAGCCGGTGAAGCTCGGGTTTGAAGTCGATAATTTGGTGGTAGTGCAGGAAGGGATACAAGTCGGTGACAAGGTGATTGTCGATGGTATCCGCCGGGTGCGTCCCGGAATGGAGGTGAAGCCCAACGTGGTTCCCATTACGGATGACGGGGCCACTCCCACTCCACACGCTGAATCGGCAGCCGGATCAGTGGACGCAGAAAACGAGGACAAGTAG